One Mycobacteroides abscessus ATCC 19977 genomic window carries:
- a CDS encoding serine hydrolase domain-containing protein, whose amino-acid sequence MAIPLGPNVAATAPVRRDGLYPGDQPGLRLPNGVEGWARPELSAVVRTFEWMFTKYRLGGGGLSVYVDGEPALDIWAGAAAAGQGWTRDTGALVFSASKGIAATVIHRLVDRGLITYDAPVARYWPEFGANGKSSITVRQVLDHRAGLSRLEGIAYHAEEIVDHELMERRLAAAPVDKFYGKRAYHALTFGWLLAGLARSVTGKDMRELFRTEIADPLGVDGIHLGRPPRTASTKAASMYPFLDSMANKPAVGRLLPTVIRAIDRLPGFEGAIGTMYGPGMERILADDGTLNSALYDMQAPAANAVATAPALAKMYAALAGDGSVDGRELLSPETVAGLARKTNLTIDRTIVFPMGMHLGYMSLPMNGFRGGFGHIGLGGSMGWADPKRKIAVGFAHNRLPLTMALDQISFAFLWPQIVKAVG is encoded by the coding sequence ATGGCGATCCCACTGGGCCCCAATGTTGCGGCCACAGCACCTGTACGTCGCGACGGGCTATACCCGGGTGACCAGCCCGGATTACGGCTGCCCAACGGAGTGGAAGGCTGGGCGCGGCCCGAGTTGTCCGCCGTCGTGCGCACCTTCGAATGGATGTTCACCAAATACCGGCTGGGCGGCGGCGGCCTGAGCGTCTATGTGGACGGCGAGCCCGCCCTGGATATCTGGGCGGGTGCGGCGGCGGCCGGACAGGGCTGGACACGCGACACCGGAGCCCTCGTCTTCTCGGCATCCAAGGGCATTGCCGCCACGGTCATCCACCGCCTGGTCGATCGCGGACTGATCACCTACGACGCCCCGGTCGCACGTTACTGGCCGGAGTTCGGTGCCAACGGCAAGTCTTCGATCACCGTCCGGCAGGTCCTCGATCATCGCGCCGGGCTCTCCCGTCTCGAGGGAATCGCCTACCACGCAGAGGAAATCGTCGATCACGAGTTGATGGAGCGGCGTCTTGCCGCCGCCCCCGTCGACAAGTTCTACGGTAAGCGCGCGTACCACGCTCTGACCTTCGGATGGCTGCTCGCGGGGCTGGCGCGCTCGGTCACCGGTAAAGACATGCGGGAGCTGTTCCGAACCGAGATCGCCGATCCGCTCGGGGTCGACGGTATCCATCTGGGGCGGCCACCGCGTACCGCGTCGACCAAGGCCGCCTCGATGTATCCATTCCTGGACTCGATGGCGAACAAGCCCGCGGTGGGGAGGCTGCTGCCGACGGTCATTCGTGCCATCGATCGCCTCCCTGGTTTCGAGGGCGCCATCGGCACGATGTACGGACCAGGCATGGAGCGGATTCTGGCCGATGACGGCACGCTGAATTCGGCCCTGTACGACATGCAGGCACCCGCCGCCAATGCCGTGGCGACCGCGCCGGCCCTGGCCAAGATGTATGCCGCCCTGGCTGGGGATGGCAGTGTCGATGGCCGTGAGTTACTTTCGCCGGAAACGGTGGCAGGACTTGCCCGCAAGACCAATCTGACCATCGACCGCACCATCGTGTTCCCCATGGGCATGCACCTGGGGTACATGTCGCTGCCGATGAACGGATTCCGGGGCGGATTCGGCCACATCGGACTCGGCGGCTCGATGGGGTGGGCCGACCCCAAGCGCAAGATTGCCGTCGGCTTCGCACACAACCGGCTTCCGCTGACCATGGCTCTTGACCAGATCTCCTTCGCGTTCTTGTGGCCCCAGATCGTCAAGGCGGTCGGCTGA
- a CDS encoding serine hydrolase domain-containing protein, whose translation MAQPHGLDDAATELPLPARPQFAYPPLERGMELPPGVNGWARPEFRGVVRVFAFAFTRYRVGGGAACVYVDGEPVLDLWAGVAQKGEEWTRDTAPVIFSASKGVTATIIHRLVDRGLLDYRAPVARYWPEFAANGKEAITVDGILSHTAGLSRLTGIAHNYEEMFDPDLMADRLAAAPVDRYFGKPAYHALSIGWLMGRLAKAVTGRDLEELYRSELAEPLGVDGIYMGRPPAGAPSQSAALTPYLDRVARSGFIRRAAPSVMGVLDKMPGAKGAASTLYQPGAEMLLADDGHASAAVMDLRCGAGSACCTAPALAKLYAALAGDGSVDGVRLLSPDITRGLGRKNSYRIDHTLGLPMGWHRGYHSLTAPVIGGGFGHIGAGGSFGWADQKRKISVAIVHNRLPRTMVFDQTVIGTFLPSIIRAAR comes from the coding sequence ATGGCACAACCTCATGGCCTCGATGACGCGGCCACGGAATTACCGCTACCGGCGCGGCCGCAATTCGCCTACCCTCCGCTGGAACGCGGTATGGAGCTACCGCCGGGAGTGAACGGTTGGGCGCGCCCCGAGTTCCGCGGAGTAGTGCGCGTCTTCGCGTTCGCCTTCACCCGTTATCGCGTGGGTGGGGGCGCCGCGTGCGTGTACGTGGATGGTGAGCCCGTGCTCGACCTGTGGGCTGGGGTGGCGCAGAAGGGTGAGGAGTGGACTCGTGATACCGCTCCGGTGATCTTCTCGGCGTCCAAGGGAGTGACCGCGACGATCATTCACCGTCTGGTGGATCGTGGACTGTTGGACTACCGCGCGCCGGTGGCGCGGTACTGGCCGGAGTTTGCCGCCAACGGCAAGGAAGCGATCACGGTCGATGGGATTCTCTCGCACACCGCGGGTCTGTCGCGGCTTACCGGCATTGCGCACAACTACGAGGAGATGTTCGATCCGGATCTGATGGCCGATCGCCTGGCCGCGGCTCCGGTCGATAGATATTTCGGCAAGCCGGCCTACCACGCTCTGTCTATTGGCTGGCTGATGGGACGGCTGGCCAAAGCCGTCACCGGTAGGGATTTGGAGGAGCTGTACCGCAGCGAGCTGGCCGAGCCGCTGGGTGTCGACGGCATCTACATGGGACGCCCGCCGGCCGGTGCTCCGTCGCAATCTGCTGCGCTCACACCGTATTTGGACCGGGTCGCACGGTCTGGCTTCATCCGTCGCGCTGCCCCTTCCGTGATGGGTGTGCTCGACAAGATGCCCGGCGCCAAGGGCGCCGCGTCGACGCTGTACCAGCCGGGCGCGGAAATGCTGCTCGCTGACGACGGGCACGCCAGCGCCGCGGTGATGGACCTGCGGTGTGGTGCGGGCAGCGCATGTTGCACCGCGCCGGCGCTGGCCAAGCTGTACGCTGCGCTGGCCGGCGATGGCAGCGTGGATGGTGTGCGTCTACTGTCGCCGGACATCACCCGCGGACTGGGGCGCAAGAACAGCTATCGGATCGACCACACGCTCGGGCTTCCGATGGGTTGGCACCGTGGGTATCACTCGCTGACGGCCCCCGTGATCGGTGGCGGCTTCGGCCATATCGGTGCCGGCGGATCCTTCGGGTGGGCCGACCAGAAACGCAAAATCTCGGTGGCCATTGTGCACAACCGGCTTCCCCGCACGATGGTGTTCGATCAAACCGTCATCGGTACCTTCCTGCCGTCAATCATTCGCGCCGCGCGGTAA
- a CDS encoding SDR family NAD(P)-dependent oxidoreductase codes for MEGFSGKVAVVTGAGSGIGRALAVELARSGAKIAISDIDNEGLAETERQVKALGAEVRADRLNVAEREAFLLYADAIKDHFGKVNQIYNNAGIAYQGEVEESQFKDIERIIDVDFWGVVNGTKAFLPHLIASGDGHVVNVSSLFGVLSMPGQSAYNSAKFAVRGFTESLRQEMIIGKKPVAVTCVHPGGIKTAIARNSTTAEGYDQQAMAAMFDKYLANTSPEAAARIILTAVRKKKPRVLVGPDAKILDVIVRLTGARYQDIFSVVTRFILPRPGKK; via the coding sequence ATGGAAGGCTTCAGCGGCAAGGTGGCCGTGGTGACCGGCGCGGGTTCGGGTATCGGACGCGCACTGGCCGTCGAGCTGGCACGATCGGGCGCCAAGATCGCCATCAGCGATATCGACAACGAGGGCTTGGCCGAAACCGAACGCCAGGTCAAGGCGCTCGGCGCCGAGGTCCGTGCGGATCGTCTCAATGTCGCGGAGCGCGAAGCCTTCCTGCTCTACGCCGACGCCATCAAGGACCACTTCGGCAAGGTCAACCAGATCTACAACAACGCCGGCATCGCATACCAGGGCGAGGTAGAGGAAAGCCAGTTCAAGGACATCGAGCGCATCATCGATGTCGACTTCTGGGGCGTCGTCAACGGCACCAAGGCCTTCCTGCCACACCTGATCGCCTCCGGCGACGGCCACGTCGTCAACGTCTCCAGCCTGTTCGGCGTGCTGTCCATGCCCGGCCAAAGTGCTTACAACTCGGCCAAGTTCGCGGTGCGCGGCTTCACCGAGTCACTGCGCCAAGAAATGATCATCGGCAAGAAGCCCGTCGCCGTCACCTGCGTGCACCCCGGCGGCATCAAGACCGCCATCGCGCGCAACTCCACCACGGCCGAGGGCTACGACCAGCAGGCGATGGCCGCGATGTTCGACAAGTACCTGGCGAACACCAGCCCGGAGGCCGCTGCCCGCATCATCCTGACCGCCGTACGCAAGAAGAAGCCGCGGGTACTGGTCGGCCCGGACGCCAAGATCCTGGACGTCATCGTCCGGCTCACCGGTGCCCGTTACCAGGACATCTTCTCCGTGGTGACCCGCTTCATCCTGCCCCGGCCGGGTAAGAAGTAA
- a CDS encoding SDR family NAD(P)-dependent oxidoreductase: protein MEGFSGKVAVVTGAGSGIGRALAVELARSGAKIAISDIDNEGLAETERQIKSLGGDVRSDRLNVAEREAFLLYADAIKEHFGTVNQIYNNAGIDFHGELEASEFKDIERIIDVDFWGVVNGTKAFLPHLIASGDGHVVNVSSIFGVMACPGQSSYNAAKFAVRGFTESLRQEMIIGKKPVAVTCVHPGGIKTNVARNATVAEGYDHAEFTKLFDMLARTRPQAAARIILTAVRKKKPRVLVGPDAKAIDILVRLTGARYQDLFVLGERFLMPKRSH, encoded by the coding sequence ATGGAGGGCTTCAGCGGCAAAGTCGCCGTGGTGACCGGTGCCGGTTCGGGCATCGGACGCGCACTGGCCGTCGAGCTGGCACGATCGGGCGCCAAGATCGCCATCAGCGATATCGACAACGAGGGCTTGGCCGAAACCGAACGCCAGATCAAGAGCCTTGGCGGTGATGTCCGATCCGATCGCCTCAACGTCGCGGAGCGCGAAGCCTTTCTGCTCTACGCCGACGCCATCAAGGAGCACTTCGGCACGGTCAACCAGATCTACAACAACGCCGGCATCGACTTCCATGGCGAACTGGAAGCCAGCGAGTTCAAGGACATCGAGCGCATCATCGATGTCGACTTCTGGGGCGTCGTCAACGGCACCAAGGCCTTCCTGCCACACCTGATCGCCTCCGGCGACGGCCACGTCGTCAACGTCTCCTCGATCTTCGGAGTCATGGCATGCCCGGGCCAAAGCTCCTACAACGCAGCGAAATTCGCGGTGCGCGGCTTCACCGAGTCACTGCGCCAAGAAATGATCATCGGCAAGAAGCCCGTCGCCGTCACCTGCGTGCACCCCGGCGGCATCAAGACCAACGTGGCCCGCAACGCCACGGTCGCCGAAGGCTACGACCATGCTGAATTCACGAAGTTGTTCGACATGCTCGCCAGAACCAGACCGCAGGCCGCGGCGCGAATCATTCTGACCGCCGTACGCAAGAAGAAGCCCCGCGTGCTTGTGGGGCCGGACGCGAAAGCAATCGACATTCTGGTCCGGCTGACCGGTGCGCGCTACCAGGATCTGTTCGTACTCGGCGAGCGGTTCCTGATGCCCAAACGTTCCCATTGA
- a CDS encoding class I SAM-dependent methyltransferase, with product MPAIAQRRSLNELVTRYWTLMSRVYNFPLVQRHIYSPAQTDTIAQLCEHDARRVADIACGTGILASRIRAELHQATVFGVDMSDGMLAKARARCAQVQWRKAPAEQLPFADSSLDAVVTTSAFHFFDQPAALAEFYRVLVPGGMASVATICPRERRWARNRTGERGPAHFPTATEMERLFAGAGFEVVVHRPVARPVTPPLVSVDWICVGLKT from the coding sequence ATGCCTGCCATCGCCCAGCGGCGTTCGCTCAACGAGTTGGTCACGCGGTACTGGACCCTGATGTCCAGGGTCTACAACTTCCCACTCGTGCAGCGCCATATCTACAGCCCTGCCCAGACAGACACCATAGCGCAGCTATGCGAGCACGACGCCCGGCGTGTTGCCGATATCGCTTGCGGCACTGGAATATTGGCATCGCGCATTCGGGCAGAGTTGCACCAGGCAACCGTCTTCGGCGTTGATATGTCCGACGGCATGCTCGCCAAGGCCAGGGCGCGGTGCGCTCAGGTGCAGTGGCGCAAGGCGCCCGCCGAGCAGCTCCCCTTCGCGGATTCCAGCCTCGACGCCGTAGTGACGACGTCGGCCTTCCATTTCTTCGACCAGCCTGCCGCGCTGGCAGAGTTCTACCGCGTGCTGGTCCCCGGCGGGATGGCCTCGGTCGCCACGATCTGCCCCAGGGAGCGGCGCTGGGCACGCAACCGCACCGGCGAACGTGGCCCGGCGCATTTCCCGACGGCCACCGAGATGGAACGGTTGTTCGCAGGTGCGGGCTTTGAGGTGGTCGTGCACCGCCCGGTGGCGCGACCCGTTACACCACCGCTGGTTTCCGTCGACTGGATCTGTGTGGGCCTCAAGACCTGA
- a CDS encoding PucR family transcriptional regulator, whose translation MTASLSDRFMRRLPETARRAVDCFAAEVPYYGMLPREVLDGEITEFTKQHFRIFARVMLESRAPTDDEFAVSILAASRRAQEDIPLPAVLAVYNVAARVGIETLRELATPDEVDEVLAVSVQLQRYLQLMLPAVTAAYLEERQGVYGAAADARRDLFEALVKGMPWEEAAERASVTLALSYHVLFLYMPEPATNTVVARRRAHRVQDIVDEYAREPVLAALDGRGGTILLPAVGKVESLLPLFSEVAGGPVTIGLSEAADPAEIAAAADEARELALLALRLGRAPGAYRLSDLLLEYQITRPGRARDLLAATVQPLAAHPHLQQALSAYLQHEHGRQLAAKSLHVHPNTLDYRLRRVAELTGLDPAQPSAARTLAAALLAVKAR comes from the coding sequence ATGACGGCGTCACTCAGTGATCGGTTCATGCGCCGGCTGCCGGAGACGGCGCGTCGCGCGGTGGACTGTTTCGCTGCCGAGGTGCCGTACTACGGGATGCTGCCGCGTGAGGTTCTCGACGGCGAGATAACCGAGTTCACCAAGCAGCATTTCCGGATATTCGCCCGGGTCATGCTGGAGTCGCGTGCGCCCACCGACGACGAGTTCGCGGTATCGATCCTGGCCGCGTCCCGCCGGGCGCAGGAAGATATCCCGCTGCCTGCGGTGCTGGCCGTCTACAACGTCGCAGCGCGGGTGGGCATCGAGACCCTCCGGGAACTGGCAACTCCCGACGAGGTGGACGAGGTATTGGCTGTGAGCGTGCAGCTCCAGCGCTATCTGCAATTGATGCTGCCCGCCGTCACCGCCGCGTATCTCGAAGAGCGTCAGGGCGTTTATGGTGCGGCGGCAGATGCCCGCCGTGACCTCTTCGAGGCGTTGGTCAAGGGAATGCCGTGGGAGGAGGCGGCCGAACGGGCGAGCGTCACGCTGGCGCTGTCGTATCACGTGCTGTTCCTGTACATGCCCGAACCCGCGACCAACACCGTGGTGGCGCGGCGGCGCGCACACCGCGTGCAGGACATCGTCGACGAGTATGCGCGCGAGCCCGTGCTGGCCGCGCTGGATGGTCGCGGCGGCACCATCTTGCTGCCCGCGGTGGGCAAGGTGGAATCACTGCTGCCGTTGTTCTCGGAAGTGGCCGGGGGGCCGGTCACGATCGGGCTGTCCGAGGCGGCCGATCCCGCGGAGATCGCCGCCGCTGCCGATGAGGCGCGCGAATTGGCCTTGCTCGCACTGCGACTCGGCCGGGCGCCGGGGGCGTATCGACTCTCCGATTTACTGTTGGAGTACCAGATCACCCGGCCGGGCAGGGCACGCGACCTGCTGGCCGCGACCGTTCAGCCGCTCGCCGCGCACCCACACCTGCAGCAGGCGCTCAGCGCCTACCTGCAGCACGAGCACGGCCGGCAGCTGGCCGCCAAATCACTACATGTGCATCCCAACACCCTCGACTACAGGTTGCGCCGGGTTGCCGAGCTGACCGGATTGGATCCGGCGCAACCGTCCGCGGCGCGGACGCTCGCCGCGGCGCTCTTGGCGGTCAAGGCACGCTGA
- a CDS encoding lipase family protein: MTAGTAPRPAPATPSIDEWPLQVDKPLSAAYDPFFGPAPQGWEGTAPGTPLRRRRVRLGLFGLIPLKLHAWQVLYRSTDLHGNPETTVTTVVVPQRATADSPLLAFQSAIDAVTPKRFPSYYLQQGSFGLTQSQNEFLLVVAALTKGWVVTISDHEGPHGLWMVARQPGYHVLDGLRATIAASGDDGIPQLSWQTPVAVWGYSGGGTATAWAAELAGEYAPELNMVGALIGAPAAQPGPLVHYHCARPASGLIIPVLAAMMRAHPPAREFLERHLNRRGRRIVEKSERMTLLETVLRWPFLDFNKILDRPLEEVMDGPEITALTDEMTLGQRTPTAPVYLYHPIHDLLLPIQYTDQLAEDYIAGGAHVTYRRDRASEHIVLALAGGSDALAWLDERLTGKALPARSDVQTVFSTSLTLRAIRMFMRWQRGIIQLLSGKL, translated from the coding sequence ATGACGGCCGGTACCGCGCCCAGGCCTGCTCCGGCAACGCCCTCGATCGACGAATGGCCGCTGCAGGTCGACAAGCCGTTGTCGGCTGCCTACGACCCCTTCTTCGGCCCGGCGCCGCAGGGATGGGAAGGCACCGCACCGGGGACACCGCTGCGACGCCGCCGAGTGCGGCTCGGGCTCTTCGGCCTCATTCCGCTGAAGCTGCATGCCTGGCAGGTCCTCTATCGCAGCACCGACTTGCATGGCAATCCGGAAACCACGGTCACCACGGTGGTCGTACCGCAGCGTGCGACGGCGGACTCGCCGCTACTGGCCTTCCAGAGCGCCATCGACGCCGTCACGCCCAAACGGTTCCCGTCGTATTACCTGCAGCAGGGATCCTTTGGCCTGACCCAGTCTCAGAACGAATTCCTGCTGGTGGTGGCCGCACTCACCAAAGGATGGGTGGTCACCATCAGCGACCACGAGGGACCGCACGGGCTTTGGATGGTGGCCCGCCAGCCCGGGTACCACGTGCTCGACGGCCTGCGCGCCACCATCGCGGCGTCCGGCGACGACGGCATCCCGCAGCTGAGCTGGCAAACCCCCGTCGCAGTGTGGGGATACTCCGGTGGCGGCACCGCGACAGCTTGGGCGGCGGAGCTGGCGGGTGAATACGCCCCGGAGCTGAACATGGTGGGCGCGCTGATCGGGGCGCCCGCCGCACAACCCGGCCCGCTCGTGCACTACCACTGCGCCCGGCCCGCCTCAGGCCTGATCATCCCGGTGCTCGCGGCGATGATGCGTGCTCATCCGCCGGCCCGCGAGTTCCTGGAGCGCCACCTCAACCGCAGGGGACGCCGAATCGTCGAGAAGTCCGAGCGCATGACGCTCCTGGAGACGGTGCTGCGCTGGCCATTCCTGGACTTCAACAAGATCCTGGACCGCCCCCTCGAAGAAGTCATGGATGGGCCGGAGATCACCGCACTCACCGATGAGATGACGTTGGGGCAACGGACGCCGACCGCACCGGTGTATCTGTATCACCCGATACACGACCTGCTGCTGCCGATTCAGTACACCGATCAGCTCGCCGAGGATTACATCGCCGGAGGCGCTCATGTCACGTATCGACGCGATCGCGCGTCCGAGCACATCGTGTTGGCTCTGGCCGGCGGCTCGGACGCCCTCGCCTGGCTGGATGAACGGCTGACCGGCAAGGCATTACCCGCGAGATCGGATGTCCAGACGGTGTTCTCCACCTCATTGACCCTGCGGGCCATCCGGATGTTCATGCGCTGGCAGCGGGGGATCATCCAGCTGCTCAGCGGGAAGCTCTGA